The proteins below come from a single Parageobacillus toebii NBRC 107807 genomic window:
- a CDS encoding DUF4179 domain-containing protein: protein MSSHDDLIKQKIESSINHIPVPESIFAFAKELPFQVEKQQNPRLTRKPRWRKWLAVAAASIFIGISTGAYISPTFAAYIKSFFIRPELDEGLQTAAKEGFSQKTEAAVTDHGITFRIKEVMADTNRLIFTYSLENKNGKLIDPTILFEKEQWGPKQTMYFVKHANEFYITNEKGEVVSTNRTYQTNTGRMVSQSIDQVFPHGHYADLMFSLNDKAREAKQLFIHIDLNQIGTVNGQWKLEIPVNIDKSMLVTKTVPIGQTYVTDDGLQITVKNLIHSPTLTSIELETSWTEEGKERLKSHPEYWLGDQMFYQPLFDIVDSNGNIVATTLPRWDIEESKSAVFVYKKELPSSRQPNVVRWRYSFLPFSSKGTYTFVFRGIERMEYPDQSLAFSAEELKKHPISLHYKGNTLTIHQLRLETNKENKSVGILDVETNTYLGMDFQLRDETQQVYTINQKNSWLPTIISYDEKKMMYKIKSNVEVEGMDKIPKQLTITLKSVIVFDPSENWHVSLPASNE, encoded by the coding sequence ATGAGTTCCCATGATGATTTAATAAAGCAAAAGATAGAAAGCTCGATCAATCACATTCCCGTTCCGGAAAGCATTTTTGCTTTTGCCAAAGAACTTCCTTTCCAAGTAGAAAAACAACAAAACCCGAGACTCACACGTAAACCGAGATGGCGAAAATGGCTAGCAGTTGCTGCCGCTTCCATCTTCATTGGAATTTCAACAGGGGCTTATATTTCTCCGACATTTGCCGCCTACATTAAATCCTTTTTCATCCGTCCTGAGCTGGATGAAGGCTTGCAAACTGCCGCAAAAGAAGGATTCTCGCAAAAAACAGAAGCCGCTGTCACTGATCACGGTATTACGTTTAGAATCAAAGAAGTAATGGCGGATACGAATCGCCTTATCTTTACGTATAGTCTTGAAAACAAAAACGGAAAATTGATCGACCCAACTATTCTTTTTGAAAAAGAGCAATGGGGACCAAAGCAAACAATGTATTTTGTTAAACATGCCAATGAATTTTACATTACTAATGAGAAAGGGGAGGTCGTATCCACAAATAGGACATATCAAACAAACACGGGGAGAATGGTTTCGCAATCTATTGATCAAGTATTCCCTCACGGCCATTACGCTGATCTTATGTTCTCATTAAACGATAAAGCCCGCGAAGCAAAACAGCTTTTTATCCATATCGATCTGAATCAAATTGGTACGGTCAATGGTCAATGGAAACTGGAAATTCCAGTCAACATCGATAAAAGCATGTTGGTTACAAAAACAGTACCGATTGGCCAAACGTATGTCACTGATGACGGATTGCAAATTACGGTGAAAAATCTCATCCATTCTCCTACATTAACGAGCATTGAGTTAGAAACGTCATGGACAGAGGAAGGAAAAGAACGGCTAAAAAGCCACCCAGAATACTGGCTTGGTGACCAAATGTTTTATCAGCCGCTATTCGATATTGTAGATAGCAACGGAAATATTGTCGCAACAACTTTACCAAGATGGGACATCGAAGAGTCAAAAAGTGCGGTATTTGTCTATAAAAAAGAACTTCCTTCTTCCCGACAACCAAATGTCGTCCGCTGGCGCTATTCGTTCCTCCCGTTTTCATCAAAAGGAACATATACGTTTGTATTTCGCGGGATTGAAAGAATGGAATATCCAGATCAATCGCTGGCATTCTCTGCGGAAGAATTGAAAAAGCACCCAATTTCTCTTCACTATAAAGGAAATACCCTTACCATTCATCAGTTGCGATTAGAAACAAATAAAGAGAACAAATCCGTTGGGATATTAGATGTAGAAACAAACACATATTTAGGAATGGACTTCCAACTAAGAGATGAGACACAGCAAGTCTACACGATCAACCAAAAAAATTCCTGGTTGCCAACGATCATCAGCTACGACGAAAAGAAAATGATGTATAAAATAAAAAGCAATGTCGAAGTAGAGGGAATGGACAAGATCCCGAAACAGCTGACAATTACTTTAAAATCGGTGATCGTATTTGATCCAAGCGAGAATTGGCATGTTTCACTTCCCGCCAGCAATGAATAA
- a CDS encoding DMT family transporter, producing MQTVFSALLSILAAFSYGCGGVYAKKAFTGVSSLSLSIGQQLGAAFVLIPLTVFYIPTKPVSPVVVYSVLGLAVFCTAIAYLFYFYLLANVGPTKTLSVTFLVPVFGVIWGMIFLHEKITIGMIGGLMIILTSIFLLSDVKISLNYPHLPANDR from the coding sequence ATGCAGACCGTTTTTTCCGCATTACTGTCGATTTTGGCCGCGTTCTCATACGGATGTGGCGGTGTGTATGCCAAAAAAGCGTTTACGGGAGTTTCTTCCTTATCGTTGTCGATTGGACAGCAACTAGGCGCCGCTTTCGTGCTCATTCCGTTGACGGTCTTTTATATCCCAACGAAGCCGGTATCGCCAGTCGTGGTGTATTCGGTATTGGGATTGGCCGTTTTTTGCACGGCGATTGCTTACTTATTTTATTTTTACTTACTAGCAAACGTCGGTCCAACAAAAACATTAAGCGTTACCTTTCTTGTACCTGTTTTCGGTGTCATCTGGGGAATGATCTTCCTTCACGAAAAAATCACGATTGGCATGATCGGTGGATTGATGATTATTTTGACAAGCATTTTTCTTTTGTCCGATGTCAAAATCTCATTGAACTACCCCCACTTACCAGCTAATGACCGTTGA
- a CDS encoding YkvA family protein codes for MRKLWKRLRFIVKIRRFIPFFIEFFRSREVPMFKKTLSIVLLAIYMVFPFDIIPDWLGLFGIIDDVTVLLFILQQIVKMAPSHLKDKYGI; via the coding sequence ATGAGAAAATTATGGAAACGACTGCGTTTCATTGTAAAAATCCGCCGGTTTATCCCGTTTTTCATCGAATTTTTTCGCTCTCGAGAAGTGCCTATGTTTAAAAAGACGCTTTCCATTGTACTTTTAGCGATCTATATGGTGTTTCCGTTTGACATTATTCCTGATTGGTTGGGACTTTTTGGCATCATTGATGATGTAACCGTACTATTATTTATTCTTCAGCAAATAGTAAAAATGGCTCCTTCACATTTAAAAGATAAATACGGTATTTAA
- a CDS encoding TerC family protein, with protein MELFSMEFLSALLSIIIIDLVLAGDNAIVIGLAARNLPKHQQKKAVIWGTVGAVVIRALATLFVVWLLKVPGLLLVGGILLVWIAYKLLVEEKGHDVEAVGSLWEAIRTIVIADALMGLDNVLAVAGAAHGSFLLVILGLLISVPIMVWGSTLILKWIDRFPIIITIGAGVLAWTASKMIVDEPFLDQYFANPIVKYGFEILVIAGVIAAGTLKKKKGENQLETKAANE; from the coding sequence ATGGAATTATTTTCGATGGAATTTCTATCTGCACTTTTATCGATTATCATTATTGATCTTGTACTAGCGGGCGATAATGCGATCGTCATTGGTTTGGCGGCGCGAAATTTGCCGAAGCATCAACAGAAAAAAGCGGTTATTTGGGGAACGGTAGGGGCGGTTGTAATCCGCGCGCTTGCGACATTGTTTGTCGTCTGGTTATTAAAAGTTCCGGGACTGCTATTAGTCGGTGGGATTTTGCTTGTCTGGATTGCCTATAAGCTGCTTGTTGAGGAAAAAGGCCATGACGTCGAAGCGGTGGGAAGCTTATGGGAGGCAATCCGCACGATTGTTATCGCCGATGCGTTAATGGGGTTGGATAATGTGCTGGCGGTAGCGGGAGCCGCGCACGGAAGCTTCTTATTAGTTATATTAGGATTATTAATTTCGGTGCCGATCATGGTATGGGGAAGTACGTTAATTTTGAAATGGATCGATCGTTTCCCAATTATTATTACAATCGGAGCGGGAGTGCTTGCATGGACGGCTTCGAAAATGATTGTGGACGAGCCGTTTTTAGATCAGTATTTTGCTAATCCGATTGTCAAATACGGATTTGAAATTCTCGTCATTGCTGGAGTGATTGCCGCCGGCACGTTGAAAAAGAAGAAGGGTGAAAACCAATTAGAAACAAAAGCCGCCAACGAATGA
- a CDS encoding ribonucleotide-diphosphate reductase subunit beta: protein MAHPLTKRIIMDPEAPNRSTRIINGKSSNVLNWDDIAYPWAYAKYKRMLANFWTPFEINMSQDVKQFPNLTEREQDAFLKIIGLLALLDSIQTDYAGRVADYITDSSINALMIMLAQQEVIHNHSYSYVLSSLVPKSKQDEVFEFWRNEPILRKRNDFVTNGYKEFAEHPNVENLLKSIVYDVILEGLFFYSGFAFFYNLARNQKMVATSTMINYINRDEHIHVDLFAKIFKEVLNEYPEYNTPELAQFVRETFIKAAELEIEWANYIIGNDIDGIDMHDLSAYIKFYANVRAHQLGFDRPFDGYRTNPLRWIKAYEEVDLGKSDFFEQKSRQYTKVNIDNGFDEL, encoded by the coding sequence ATGGCACATCCATTAACGAAGCGGATCATCATGGACCCAGAAGCACCAAACCGCTCAACGCGAATCATTAACGGCAAAAGCTCAAACGTCCTAAATTGGGATGATATCGCCTATCCTTGGGCGTACGCCAAATATAAACGAATGCTGGCAAACTTTTGGACGCCGTTTGAGATCAATATGTCCCAAGACGTCAAACAATTTCCGAATTTAACTGAACGCGAACAAGACGCGTTTTTGAAAATCATTGGGCTTTTAGCGTTGCTTGACAGCATTCAAACGGATTACGCCGGAAGAGTCGCCGATTATATCACTGATTCGAGCATTAACGCGCTTATGATTATGCTCGCGCAGCAAGAAGTCATTCATAATCATTCATATTCTTATGTTCTTTCAAGCCTCGTGCCAAAAAGCAAACAGGACGAAGTGTTTGAGTTTTGGCGAAACGAACCGATTTTGCGAAAGCGAAACGACTTCGTCACAAACGGCTATAAAGAGTTTGCTGAACATCCAAATGTTGAAAACTTGCTAAAATCGATCGTGTATGACGTTATTTTAGAAGGTCTGTTCTTCTACTCCGGCTTTGCCTTCTTTTATAACTTGGCGCGCAATCAAAAAATGGTCGCGACAAGCACGATGATTAATTACATCAATCGAGACGAACATATTCATGTCGATTTATTTGCAAAAATTTTCAAAGAAGTACTAAACGAATATCCGGAATACAATACACCGGAACTTGCTCAATTTGTGCGAGAAACGTTCATTAAAGCAGCAGAGCTGGAAATCGAATGGGCCAATTACATCATTGGCAACGATATCGATGGCATTGATATGCACGATTTGAGCGCCTACATTAAGTTTTACGCCAACGTCCGCGCCCATCAGCTTGGATTTGACCGTCCGTTTGACGGTTATCGGACAAATCCATTGCGCTGGATTAAAGCATATGAAGAAGTCGACCTCGGCAAATCAGACTTTTTCGAACAAAAATCAAGACAATATACAAAAGTGAACATCGATAACGGATTTGATGAGTTATAA
- a CDS encoding DMT family transporter, with translation MAWVYLVIAGIFEVVWAIALKYTMGFTRMVPSIITFFGALASFYFLSIATKTLPIGTAYAVWTGIGVMGAVIIGMLFLNEPVTVPRMIFLLFILVGLIGLKLTSGQ, from the coding sequence ATGGCATGGGTATACTTAGTCATTGCTGGCATTTTTGAAGTAGTATGGGCGATCGCTCTAAAATATACGATGGGATTTACGCGGATGGTGCCGTCCATCATTACGTTTTTCGGCGCGCTTGCCAGCTTTTATTTTTTGTCGATAGCGACAAAAACGCTGCCAATCGGAACCGCCTATGCGGTATGGACGGGAATCGGAGTGATGGGTGCGGTTATTATCGGCATGCTCTTTTTAAACGAGCCGGTGACAGTGCCGAGGATGATCTTTTTGTTGTTTATTCTTGTCGGGCTGATCGGATTAAAGTTGACATCCGGGCAGTAA
- a CDS encoding ribonucleoside-diphosphate reductase subunit alpha, with protein sequence MELQANTIIITSENGQTKPFSRERLISFIRNITKDYPHLQTDDYMERIIRIIESKDTLSAEQITNYLILEGLSYISEAEPEWTFVCAHIYLQKLYKEAAKQRGYDPKQRYGSLYELITTLVSKGVYDRSLLDDYSKEEINELGKLIDPDKDKLFTYIGLRTLADRYLARDYDRNLYELPQERFLIIAMTLMAKEPKHRRFTFIQEAYWALSNLYMTVATPTLANAGKSYGQLSSCFIDTVDDSLQGIYDSNTDIANLSKSGGGIGVYLGKIRSRGSDIRGFKGVSSGVIPWMKQLNNTAVSVDQLGQRKGAISVYLDVWHKDIFAFLDAKLNNGDERMRTHDLFTGVCIPDLFMEQVEKRGDWYLFDPHEVRKVMGFSLEDFYDEEKGSGSFREKYWQCVQEKSLSKEKVPAIEIMKSIMRSQLESGTPFMFYRDEVNRKNPNAHLGMIYCSNLCTEIAQNQSPTVVEKQYTKDGKIIIEKIPGDFVVCNLSSINLARAVTDDVLERLIPIQMRMLDNVIDLNNIPVLQAKFTNQKYRAVGLGTFGWHHLLALKGIRWESDEAVEYADKLYEKIAYLAIQASIELAKEKGSYPAFPGSDWQTGAYFDKRGYRRTEDFDWDALKEQVAKHGMRNGYVMAIAPNASTSIIAGSTASIDPIFLKVYAEEKKDYKIPVTVPDLNAETTWYYKSAYHIDQHWSIKQNAARQRHIDQAISFNFYVLNTIKAKELLDLHLTAWKSGLKTTYYVRSTSSTIDECESCAS encoded by the coding sequence ATGGAACTACAGGCGAACACTATCATTATTACTTCAGAAAACGGGCAAACTAAACCGTTTTCGCGCGAACGACTCATTTCCTTTATCCGCAATATAACAAAAGACTACCCGCATCTACAGACAGATGACTATATGGAGCGCATCATCCGCATCATCGAAAGCAAAGATACACTTTCTGCGGAACAAATCACGAATTACTTAATACTTGAAGGTCTTTCCTATATTAGTGAGGCAGAACCAGAATGGACGTTTGTCTGTGCTCACATCTATTTGCAAAAGCTATACAAAGAAGCGGCAAAACAACGTGGATATGACCCAAAACAACGCTACGGCAGCTTGTACGAGTTGATTACAACGCTTGTTTCTAAAGGCGTGTACGATCGCTCTCTTCTTGATGATTACTCAAAAGAAGAAATCAATGAGCTTGGAAAACTTATTGATCCAGATAAAGATAAGTTGTTTACATATATCGGCCTTCGCACGCTCGCGGACCGCTACCTCGCCCGCGACTACGACCGCAACTTGTACGAACTGCCGCAGGAGCGCTTCCTTATCATCGCAATGACGTTAATGGCGAAAGAACCGAAACATCGCCGGTTTACGTTCATTCAAGAAGCGTATTGGGCGCTAAGCAACTTATATATGACCGTCGCCACGCCGACGTTAGCAAATGCCGGAAAAAGCTACGGACAACTTTCAAGCTGCTTTATCGATACCGTCGATGACAGCTTGCAAGGCATTTACGACAGCAACACAGACATCGCCAACCTTTCAAAATCCGGCGGCGGAATCGGCGTCTATCTCGGCAAAATCAGAAGCCGAGGCAGCGATATAAGGGGGTTTAAAGGCGTTTCGTCCGGAGTGATTCCATGGATGAAGCAGCTTAATAACACCGCCGTCAGCGTCGACCAATTAGGGCAGCGCAAAGGTGCGATTTCCGTTTATTTGGATGTTTGGCATAAAGACATTTTCGCTTTTTTGGACGCAAAATTAAATAATGGCGATGAACGAATGAGAACACATGATTTATTTACGGGCGTCTGCATCCCAGATTTATTTATGGAGCAAGTAGAAAAACGCGGCGATTGGTACTTGTTTGACCCCCATGAAGTGCGCAAAGTGATGGGATTTAGTTTGGAAGACTTTTATGATGAGGAAAAAGGCAGCGGAAGCTTCCGCGAAAAATATTGGCAATGCGTTCAAGAAAAGAGCCTTTCGAAAGAAAAAGTGCCAGCGATCGAAATAATGAAAAGCATTATGCGCAGCCAGTTAGAATCCGGCACACCATTTATGTTTTACCGCGACGAAGTGAACCGGAAAAACCCGAACGCGCATCTCGGCATGATTTACTGCAGCAACCTTTGTACAGAAATCGCGCAAAACCAAAGTCCGACCGTCGTGGAAAAACAATATACGAAAGATGGAAAGATTATCATTGAAAAAATCCCGGGCGATTTCGTTGTTTGCAATTTGTCTTCCATCAATCTTGCCCGTGCCGTCACCGACGATGTACTCGAGCGGCTCATCCCGATCCAAATGCGCATGCTCGATAACGTCATTGATTTAAATAATATCCCGGTATTACAAGCGAAATTCACCAATCAAAAATATCGCGCCGTCGGACTTGGCACGTTCGGCTGGCATCATTTGCTTGCGTTAAAAGGCATTCGCTGGGAATCAGACGAAGCAGTTGAATACGCGGACAAGCTGTACGAAAAAATTGCCTACTTAGCGATCCAAGCGAGTATAGAGCTCGCGAAAGAAAAAGGAAGCTATCCAGCGTTTCCGGGATCTGACTGGCAGACGGGCGCTTATTTCGACAAGCGCGGATATCGTCGCACCGAAGACTTTGACTGGGATGCACTCAAAGAACAAGTCGCCAAACACGGCATGCGCAACGGCTATGTGATGGCAATCGCGCCAAATGCTTCGACGTCGATTATCGCCGGCAGCACCGCCAGCATCGACCCAATCTTTTTAAAAGTGTACGCCGAAGAAAAGAAAGATTACAAAATTCCAGTTACCGTGCCCGATTTAAACGCCGAAACAACGTGGTACTATAAATCAGCTTACCATATTGACCAGCATTGGAGCATTAAGCAAAATGCGGCGCGCCAACGCCATATCGACCAAGCGATTTCGTTTAATTTTTACGTGTTGAACACCATCAAAGCAAAAGAGCTTTTAGATCTTCATCTCACCGCATGGAAGTCAGGACTAAAAACAACGTATTACGTCCGCTCTACTTCCAGCACGATCGATGAATGTGAATCATGCGCAAGTTAA
- a CDS encoding RNA polymerase sigma factor, with protein sequence MHDEQHLLAQCRQGNKDAFYLLVSPHLTKAYRLAFTILRSHHDAEDAIQNSLLEAYRAISEDKEIHHFSSWFYRLVTHRAIDLARKLGKERQYTEISDMLPFLSNSHHLPVDEVISKEEEQELLAHILKLDMKYRVILVLYYYQNMKISEIAELLQIKEGTVKSRLFQARNLLYQYFQKERKEELR encoded by the coding sequence ATGCATGATGAACAACATCTTTTGGCGCAGTGCAGACAAGGAAACAAAGATGCTTTTTATCTGCTTGTTTCCCCGCATCTAACGAAAGCGTACCGGCTCGCTTTTACGATACTTCGCTCACATCACGACGCCGAAGACGCCATACAAAACAGTTTGCTCGAAGCCTATCGCGCAATCAGCGAAGATAAGGAAATTCACCATTTCTCGTCATGGTTTTACCGGCTTGTCACACACCGCGCCATTGATTTGGCGCGCAAACTCGGAAAAGAAAGGCAATATACCGAAATCAGCGATATGCTTCCGTTTTTATCGAATTCCCATCACTTGCCCGTTGACGAAGTGATCAGCAAAGAAGAGGAGCAGGAGCTTTTGGCGCATATTCTTAAGCTCGACATGAAATATCGCGTTATTCTTGTGCTTTATTACTATCAAAACATGAAGATTAGCGAGATTGCCGAGCTTCTCCAAATCAAAGAAGGCACGGTGAAATCGCGGCTGTTTCAAGCGCGAAATTTGCTTTATCAATATTTTCAAAAAGAACGGAAGGAGGAGCTTCGATGA
- a CDS encoding DUF6141 family protein has protein sequence MREVQRLPWYANALVLIVAAVIWYGFIQQIIFGIPFGSKPSSDTEMWGLFLLFGICFPLFFLSMKLVTKTEKEGLVIRFFPFRSRVIPYQQIKNVQVQPYHPMSYGGWGIRWSLKKGRAYTMKGKKGIWIELTDGDCLYLGSQKPEELAKYIQRECLHR, from the coding sequence ATGCGCGAAGTGCAGCGTCTGCCTTGGTATGCGAACGCGCTTGTCCTTATCGTCGCCGCTGTTATATGGTACGGATTTATCCAGCAAATCATATTTGGAATCCCATTTGGCTCGAAGCCGTCAAGCGATACGGAAATGTGGGGCTTGTTTCTGTTGTTCGGCATCTGTTTTCCCCTCTTCTTTTTGTCGATGAAACTAGTCACAAAAACGGAAAAAGAAGGGCTTGTCATTCGTTTTTTCCCATTTCGATCTCGCGTTATTCCGTATCAACAAATTAAAAACGTCCAAGTTCAGCCTTACCATCCTATGTCCTACGGCGGCTGGGGAATCCGCTGGAGCTTGAAAAAAGGCCGTGCTTACACAATGAAAGGAAAGAAGGGAATATGGATCGAGCTGACGGACGGAGACTGTTTGTACCTCGGCTCGCAAAAACCGGAAGAACTTGCGAAATATATACAAAGAGAGTGTCTGCACCGCTAA
- a CDS encoding VOC family protein, giving the protein MRDIIHPKTMIGHVHLIVSNLERSLRFYTEIIGFRLLKQNQHEAALTADGVTPLVVLEEKADAVPKPPRTTGLYHFAILVPDRKSLAEALLHLLQTGYPLQGASDHLFSEAIYLADPDGNGIEIYADRPMEKWEKTANGEYKAVTEPLDVNNLLAQAGTEAWSGLPMHTRIGHIHLHVAHIEEAYAFYVQGLGFEPTTRMGTHALFVSAGGYHHHIGLNTWAGVGAPKPPVNAVGLRVFSIVLPNEAEREKVVERLQHIGASVRRSENSILTSDPSGNEIELIIQ; this is encoded by the coding sequence ATGAGAGATATTATTCATCCAAAAACAATGATCGGACACGTTCATCTTATCGTATCCAATTTGGAGCGTTCACTTCGTTTCTACACAGAAATCATCGGATTTCGCCTATTAAAGCAAAATCAACACGAAGCGGCATTAACTGCGGATGGAGTTACTCCGTTAGTGGTGCTCGAGGAAAAAGCGGATGCGGTGCCGAAGCCGCCTCGGACAACGGGGCTTTATCATTTCGCGATTTTAGTTCCGGACAGAAAGAGTCTCGCCGAGGCGCTGCTCCATTTATTACAGACCGGCTATCCGCTGCAGGGAGCGTCCGATCATTTGTTCAGCGAGGCGATCTATTTGGCTGACCCAGACGGAAACGGCATCGAAATATACGCCGACCGCCCGATGGAAAAGTGGGAGAAGACGGCAAATGGAGAATATAAAGCGGTAACGGAGCCGTTAGATGTGAACAATTTGCTGGCGCAAGCGGGAACGGAAGCGTGGTCGGGGCTTCCAATGCATACGCGGATTGGCCATATTCATCTCCACGTCGCCCACATCGAAGAAGCTTATGCTTTTTATGTGCAAGGATTAGGCTTTGAACCGACGACACGTATGGGAACGCACGCGTTATTCGTTTCCGCGGGCGGCTATCACCACCATATCGGTCTGAACACATGGGCTGGAGTCGGGGCGCCAAAACCGCCAGTGAACGCCGTTGGATTGCGTGTATTTTCGATTGTGCTGCCAAATGAAGCGGAAAGAGAAAAAGTGGTGGAACGGCTCCAACATATCGGTGCATCGGTGCGGCGAAGCGAAAATAGCATATTGACAAGCGATCCGTCTGGCAACGAAATCGAGCTGATCATTCAGTAA
- a CDS encoding carbon starvation CstA family protein translates to MKGLKSALLWGLISALGAAGFAVLALNRGETVNAIWLIVAAVCTYAVAYRFYSKFIARKVFELDDSRKTPAEVFNDGKDYVPTNKWVLFGHHFAAIAGAGPLVGPILAAQMGYLPGTLWIIIGVVLGGAVQDFIILFASMRRNGKSLGEMVKEEIGPVTGFIASLGILGIMIILLAVLALVVVKALVGSPWGMFTIAATIPIAILMGVYMRFIRPGRVAEASLMGFILLLVSLVAGQYVAEHPTLAKIFTLKGETIAILMIAYGFVASALPVWLLLAPRDYLSTFLKIGTIVGLALGILVVAPDLQMPALTKFVDGTGPVFAGDLFPFLFITIACGAVSGFHALVSSGTTPKMIEMESHARPIGYGAMLMESFVAVMAMIAACILTPGVYFAINSPVAVIGQDVVQAAKVVSSWGFTITPDMLTELAKDVGEQTILSRTGGAPTLAIGMAVILSNVIGGKALMAFWYHFAILFEALFILTTIDAGTRVGRFMIQDIMGTFYKPLGKTDSLVSNIIATTLCVLAWGYFLYQGVVDPLGGINTLWPLFGIANQMLAGIALLFGTTVLFKMGKKAYVWVTLVPTTWLLVVTMTAGFQKLFHSDPKIGFLAHANAFKDALNQGKILAPATNEAQMRQIIMNDYIDATLCAIFMLVVIAMLISAVNMWIKVLKNKHVPLKEAPYIPRDGGNEVKHYA, encoded by the coding sequence GTGAAAGGATTAAAATCGGCCTTGCTTTGGGGGCTTATTTCCGCTCTTGGGGCGGCAGGGTTTGCTGTTCTTGCATTGAACCGCGGCGAGACGGTAAATGCGATTTGGCTGATTGTCGCGGCTGTCTGTACGTATGCGGTAGCATACCGTTTTTATAGTAAATTTATCGCTCGCAAAGTATTTGAACTTGATGACAGTCGCAAAACGCCTGCGGAAGTGTTTAATGATGGAAAAGATTATGTGCCGACAAACAAATGGGTATTATTCGGCCATCATTTTGCGGCGATCGCTGGCGCCGGACCGCTTGTCGGACCGATTTTAGCAGCGCAAATGGGATATTTGCCTGGCACGCTTTGGATTATTATCGGCGTTGTTTTAGGCGGAGCTGTTCAAGATTTTATTATTTTATTTGCGTCTATGCGGCGCAATGGCAAATCGCTTGGCGAAATGGTGAAGGAAGAAATTGGCCCGGTTACAGGGTTTATTGCATCGCTTGGTATTTTAGGAATCATGATTATTTTATTAGCTGTTTTAGCATTGGTAGTAGTAAAAGCGCTTGTAGGAAGCCCTTGGGGAATGTTTACTATTGCCGCAACGATTCCAATTGCGATTTTGATGGGAGTTTACATGCGCTTTATTCGTCCAGGGCGTGTGGCGGAAGCGTCATTAATGGGATTTATTCTGCTTCTTGTTTCTCTTGTCGCTGGACAATATGTGGCGGAGCACCCGACATTAGCGAAAATCTTTACATTGAAAGGTGAAACGATCGCGATTTTAATGATTGCTTACGGATTTGTCGCATCTGCTTTGCCGGTGTGGCTGCTGCTTGCGCCGCGCGACTATTTGAGTACGTTCTTAAAAATCGGGACGATTGTTGGTTTAGCGCTGGGAATTTTAGTTGTTGCTCCAGACTTGCAAATGCCGGCGCTGACGAAATTTGTTGACGGCACTGGTCCTGTGTTTGCTGGTGACTTATTCCCATTCTTATTTATTACGATTGCCTGTGGTGCGGTGTCTGGATTCCATGCACTTGTTTCGTCCGGTACAACGCCAAAAATGATTGAGATGGAGAGCCATGCCCGCCCGATCGGCTATGGAGCCATGTTAATGGAATCGTTCGTTGCAGTGATGGCAATGATTGCTGCGTGTATATTAACTCCTGGAGTATATTTCGCGATTAATAGCCCAGTTGCTGTGATTGGGCAAGATGTTGTGCAAGCAGCAAAAGTCGTGTCTTCATGGGGATTTACAATTACGCCTGACATGCTGACGGAACTTGCGAAAGATGTTGGCGAGCAAACGATTTTATCGCGGACTGGCGGAGCGCCGACACTAGCGATCGGAATGGCTGTCATTCTCTCTAATGTGATCGGCGGCAAAGCATTAATGGCCTTCTGGTACCATTTCGCGATTTTGTTTGAAGCGCTCTTTATTTTAACGACGATTGACGCGGGTACACGCGTTGGCCGTTTTATGATTCAAGATATTATGGGCACTTTCTACAAACCGCTTGGCAAAACAGATTCGCTAGTTTCCAATATTATCGCGACGACGCTGTGTGTTCTTGCTTGGGGATATTTCCTATATCAAGGGGTAGTCGATCCTCTGGGTGGCATTAATACATTATGGCCGCTTTTCGGTATTGCCAACCAAATGCTGGCAGGAATTGCGCTTTTATTTGGAACGACGGTTTTATTCAAAATGGGCAAAAAAGCTTACGTTTGGGTGACATTGGTCCCAACGACATGGCTTTTAGTGGTAACGATGACGGCAGGATTCCAAAAGCTGTTCCATAGCGATCCAAAAATCGGTTTTCTAGCTCATGCTAATGCCTTTAAAGATGCATTAAATCAAGGTAAAATTTTAGCACCTGCAACCAATGAAGCACAAATGCGGCAAATCATTATGAACGACTACATTGATGCAACGCTTTGCGCGATTTTCATGCTTGTTGTGATTGCCATGTTGATTTCGGCAGTAAATATGTGGATAAAAGTATTGAAAAACAAACATGTACCGTTGAAAGAAGCACCTTATATTCCAAGAGATGGAGGAAATGAGGTTAAACATTATGCGTAA